Proteins encoded together in one Bacteroides zoogleoformans window:
- a CDS encoding serpin family protein, giving the protein MKKYLFLNLCLCLCLFGCQKDEQQDEEGNGRKTIPLTRTEKEISSQHVGFAFEYFKAVNALKGSEDKIVVSPLSASFAMTMMANGAENETLEEMKKALRISNFTLEEVNTYNKKLMEQLATLDKKATLLTANSFWMNSWFEALPQFKNTLEANYDAEMKQVDFATALPAINQWCAEKTNGHVKEILTELDKKSRFVLLNALYFKSEWAEKFREEDTTTENFTNSDGEITPNVKYMNNRWENWYYKNDLFALASLPFGNGAFRMQFLLPNEGKELEQCINALDEKFWEEYLLERSYAELVLKIPKYKVYTRMEQKEALKTMGVKRVFEANAELGKLASKRSLDEELTTWQACSFGVDEEGAVAAAVTSWNGMDMLSLPGPVVEFFVTRPFLFMVTEQSTGAFLFIGKVNKP; this is encoded by the coding sequence ATGAAAAAGTATCTATTTCTTAATTTATGTCTGTGTCTGTGCTTGTTCGGCTGCCAAAAAGACGAGCAGCAGGATGAAGAGGGAAATGGGCGGAAGACAATTCCGCTGACAAGGACCGAAAAGGAGATATCCTCCCAACATGTGGGGTTTGCATTCGAATATTTCAAGGCGGTGAATGCTCTAAAAGGCAGCGAAGACAAAATTGTGGTTTCACCCCTAAGTGCATCGTTCGCCATGACTATGATGGCCAATGGAGCAGAGAACGAGACGCTGGAAGAGATGAAAAAAGCTCTGCGCATATCAAACTTCACACTGGAGGAGGTGAACACTTATAACAAGAAATTGATGGAACAGCTCGCCACATTGGACAAGAAAGCCACATTGCTGACGGCCAATTCGTTTTGGATGAACTCGTGGTTCGAGGCTTTGCCGCAATTCAAAAACACTCTGGAGGCCAACTACGATGCAGAGATGAAACAAGTGGATTTTGCCACTGCACTGCCGGCAATCAACCAATGGTGTGCAGAAAAGACCAACGGACATGTCAAAGAAATACTGACGGAACTGGACAAGAAGTCACGTTTCGTGTTGCTTAATGCTCTTTACTTCAAAAGTGAATGGGCTGAAAAGTTCCGCGAAGAAGACACCACCACAGAAAACTTCACCAATAGCGATGGTGAAATTACTCCTAATGTAAAGTATATGAATAACAGATGGGAAAATTGGTACTACAAGAACGACCTTTTCGCATTGGCCTCTTTGCCTTTCGGGAACGGAGCATTCAGAATGCAGTTCCTGCTTCCCAACGAAGGCAAAGAGCTTGAACAGTGCATCAATGCGCTGGATGAAAAGTTCTGGGAAGAATACCTACTTGAACGGAGTTATGCCGAATTGGTATTGAAAATACCCAAATATAAGGTGTACACACGCATGGAGCAGAAAGAAGCACTTAAAACTATGGGTGTGAAGCGTGTATTCGAAGCTAATGCCGAATTGGGAAAGTTAGCTTCCAAGAGATCACTTGATGAGGAACTGACCACATGGCAGGCCTGCTCGTTCGGGGTGGACGAGGAAGGCGCTGTGGCGGCCGCCGTGACATCATGGAACGGTATGGATATGCTCTCTTTACCCGGCCCTGTCGTTGAATTCTTCGTGACCCGTCCTTTCTTGTTCATGGTAACGGAGCAAAGCACCGGCGCTTTTCTCTTCATCGGCAAGGTGAATAAGCCGTAA
- a CDS encoding MutS family DNA mismatch repair protein produces the protein MNNIEEISATYRRIAENSKSELNKVQQQIYRIGTLRLLLFVGGIAGVIYFRAESWEIPAGIVLIILLPFLLLIKYHNRLFYRKDYLEKKVEINEQELAALDYDTSAFDDGEEFINPAHLYSFDLDVFGPHSLFQYINRTCTRLGKTRLADWMGRHLEDKQEIEKRQEAVKELAPELKFRQRFRILGLLHKGKSADETELKAWAESPAVFRTKKLLRALPIAVTGINVLCIGLVVAGILPATFYGIVWIGFVAAGFSFTGRITKIQAIYGKKLQILSTYAGLLRLMEKHPVQSALLKEIKEEIGGEKRKASHAIHRLSKLMDELDQRNNVFMYIILNGLFFWELRQIMRIEAWKEQHASDLPRWLTALGHMDALNSLATFAYNHPDYTYPAIIERTDTSTGSFRFRATSMGHPLMNRNTCVHNDVDMEKRPFFIIITGANMAGKSTYLRTVGVNYLLACIGTPVCARQMEVRPARLITGLRTSDSLNNNESYFFAELKRLKLIIDKLHAGEELFIILDEILKGTNSMDKQKGSFALIKQFMSLQANGIIATHDLLLGTLIELFPDNIRNCCFEADITDDGLTFSYRMRPGIAQNMNACFLMKKMGIAVAD, from the coding sequence ATGAACAACATAGAAGAGATAAGCGCCACCTACCGCCGCATTGCGGAAAATTCGAAATCGGAACTGAACAAAGTACAGCAGCAGATTTATCGCATCGGCACTTTGCGGCTGTTGTTATTCGTCGGCGGAATAGCGGGAGTGATTTATTTTCGGGCCGAAAGCTGGGAGATACCGGCCGGCATCGTCCTCATCATCCTCTTGCCCTTCCTGTTGCTCATCAAATACCACAACCGCCTGTTCTACCGGAAAGATTATCTGGAAAAGAAAGTGGAAATCAACGAACAGGAACTGGCAGCCCTCGACTACGACACTTCCGCTTTCGATGACGGAGAAGAGTTTATCAACCCCGCCCATCTCTACTCTTTCGATTTGGATGTATTCGGTCCGCACTCTTTGTTCCAATACATCAACCGCACATGCACCCGCTTGGGGAAAACCCGGCTGGCCGACTGGATGGGGCGGCATTTGGAAGATAAGCAGGAAATCGAAAAGCGGCAGGAAGCCGTCAAGGAGCTTGCTCCCGAACTGAAATTCCGACAACGCTTCCGCATCCTCGGTCTGCTGCACAAAGGGAAAAGCGCCGATGAAACGGAGCTGAAGGCTTGGGCGGAAAGTCCCGCCGTGTTTCGGACTAAAAAGTTATTGCGTGCCTTGCCCATAGCGGTGACGGGCATCAACGTCCTATGCATCGGTCTTGTGGTGGCAGGCATCCTGCCCGCAACCTTCTATGGCATCGTCTGGATTGGTTTCGTTGCCGCAGGTTTCAGCTTCACCGGCAGAATCACCAAGATACAAGCCATCTACGGGAAGAAGCTGCAAATTCTTTCCACGTATGCCGGCCTGCTCCGCCTCATGGAGAAACACCCTGTGCAATCTGCCCTGCTCAAAGAGATAAAAGAGGAAATCGGCGGAGAAAAGCGGAAAGCATCCCACGCCATCCATCGGCTAAGCAAACTGATGGACGAACTCGACCAGCGCAACAACGTATTCATGTACATCATCCTCAATGGGCTGTTCTTTTGGGAATTGCGCCAGATTATGCGCATAGAAGCATGGAAAGAGCAGCATGCCTCCGACCTGCCCCGTTGGCTCACCGCCCTCGGCCACATGGATGCCCTCAATTCTTTGGCCACGTTTGCCTACAACCATCCGGATTACACCTACCCCGCCATCATCGAGAGAACGGACACAAGCACCGGCTCTTTCCGCTTCCGTGCCACCTCCATGGGGCATCCGTTGATGAACCGTAACACCTGCGTACACAACGACGTCGACATGGAAAAGCGCCCGTTCTTCATCATCATTACCGGCGCCAACATGGCAGGAAAAAGCACTTATCTGCGCACCGTGGGCGTCAACTACCTGCTGGCCTGCATCGGCACTCCGGTATGCGCCCGCCAAATGGAAGTACGCCCGGCACGGCTCATCACCGGCCTGCGCACATCGGACTCGCTGAACAACAACGAGTCTTACTTCTTCGCCGAACTCAAACGGTTGAAACTTATCATCGACAAGCTACACGCCGGCGAAGAACTGTTCATCATCCTCGACGAAATTCTGAAAGGAACTAACTCCATGGACAAACAAAAAGGCTCTTTCGCCCTCATCAAGCAATTCATGTCTTTGCAAGCCAATGGCATCATTGCCACCCACGACCTGTTGCTGGGTACTCTCATCGAGCTTTTCCCCGACAACATCCGCAACTGTTGCTTTGAAGCCGATATCACAGACGACGGTTTGACCTTCTCATACCGTATGCGTCCCGGCATAGCCCAAAACATGAACGCTTGCTTCCTCATGAAGAAAATGGGCATTGCCGTTGCCGACTGA
- the glmM gene encoding phosphoglucosamine mutase, with translation MTLIKSISGIRGTIGGGAGEGLNPLDIVKFTSAYATLIRKTCTVKNNKIVVGRDARISGEMVKNVVVGTLMGMGWDVVDIDLASTPTTELAVTMEGASGGIILTASHNPKQWNALKLLNEKGEFLNAAEGQEVLRIAAEEAFCYAEVDRLGSYRKDLTYNQKHIDSVLALDLVDVEAIRKADFRVAIDCVNSVGGIILPQLLEQLGVRHVEKLYCEPTGDFQHNPEPLEKNLGDIMNLMKGGKADVAFVVDPDVDRLAMICEDGRMYGEEYTLVTVADYVLKHTPGNTVSNLSSTRALRDVTRKYGQQYYASAVGEVNVTTKMKEVGAVIGGEGNGGVIYPASHYGRDALVGIALFLSHLAHEGKKVSELRASYPAYFMAKNRVDLTPDTDVDAILAKVKALYKNEEINDIDGVKIDFPDKWVHLRKSNTEPIIRVYSEASTPEAAEEIGRQIMKVIEDLAK, from the coding sequence ATGACTCTAATCAAATCTATCTCAGGGATTCGTGGAACCATTGGCGGAGGTGCCGGCGAGGGGTTGAATCCGCTTGACATCGTAAAGTTCACTTCGGCCTATGCAACACTGATTCGTAAAACGTGTACTGTAAAGAACAACAAAATCGTAGTGGGACGCGATGCCCGTATTTCGGGCGAAATGGTCAAGAACGTGGTGGTAGGCACGCTGATGGGCATGGGCTGGGATGTGGTAGACATTGATTTGGCTTCCACCCCCACGACCGAACTGGCCGTTACGATGGAAGGCGCCAGCGGAGGCATCATCCTGACCGCCTCGCACAATCCCAAACAGTGGAATGCCCTGAAACTGCTGAACGAGAAAGGAGAGTTCCTGAATGCCGCTGAAGGACAGGAAGTACTCCGCATCGCTGCCGAAGAGGCATTCTGCTATGCCGAGGTGGACCGCCTCGGTTCCTATCGCAAGGACTTGACGTATAACCAAAAGCATATAGACAGCGTGCTGGCGCTCGACTTGGTGGACGTGGAGGCCATCCGGAAGGCCGACTTCCGCGTAGCCATCGACTGCGTGAACTCTGTGGGCGGCATCATCCTGCCACAGTTGCTGGAGCAGCTTGGCGTTCGGCATGTAGAGAAGCTCTACTGCGAGCCTACCGGAGACTTCCAACACAACCCCGAACCTCTGGAAAAGAACTTGGGCGACATCATGAACCTGATGAAAGGCGGCAAGGCAGACGTCGCTTTCGTTGTAGACCCCGACGTAGATCGTCTGGCCATGATTTGCGAAGACGGCAGGATGTACGGCGAAGAATACACGCTGGTCACCGTGGCCGACTATGTCTTGAAGCATACTCCCGGCAACACGGTCTCCAACTTGAGTTCGACCCGTGCTTTGCGCGACGTCACCCGCAAGTACGGACAGCAATATTACGCCTCTGCCGTGGGCGAAGTGAATGTGACCACCAAGATGAAAGAAGTAGGCGCCGTCATCGGCGGTGAAGGCAATGGCGGAGTCATCTATCCGGCCAGTCATTACGGCCGTGATGCGTTGGTGGGTATCGCTTTGTTCCTGAGTCATCTGGCGCACGAGGGCAAGAAGGTCAGCGAGTTGCGTGCCTCCTATCCCGCCTACTTCATGGCAAAGAACCGGGTAGACCTGACTCCCGATACGGATGTAGACGCCATTCTTGCCAAAGTAAAAGCACTCTATAAAAACGAAGAGATCAATGATATAGACGGTGTGAAGATTGACTTCCCCGACAAATGGGTGCACCTGCGCAAGAGCAACACGGAACCGATTATCCGTGTGTATAGCGAAGCCTCCACACCGGAAGCCGCCGAGGAAATCGGACGACAGATCATGAAGGTGATTGAGGACTTGGCGAAATAA
- a CDS encoding DUF6563 family protein gives MKKRWMLGILTLLWVLPSAAQQVMYSNLKELVENSGDTVTTLRIEKRTKNQIYLTGGADYRIMADDNPGLCKYLKSRCYAVRIDTSLYVNCRKMRYKNYRFGNWYAPAIWVCGKIYFTAQPLGQAAASTMTPDDATKLGGEVGDAINASNLVNARVYYELNPETGKSDFVGREQMMRLLDGYPEQQALLENEVSDAAGVIGKYLHFLREQSPSPDHQY, from the coding sequence ATGAAAAAGCGGTGGATGTTAGGCATTTTGACATTGCTGTGGGTGTTGCCAAGTGCGGCACAGCAGGTAATGTATTCTAATTTAAAGGAATTGGTTGAAAACAGTGGCGATACGGTGACCACTTTGAGAATAGAAAAGCGGACAAAGAATCAGATTTATTTGACGGGAGGTGCCGATTATCGTATCATGGCAGACGATAATCCCGGACTTTGCAAATACCTGAAATCGCGCTGTTACGCTGTGCGGATAGATACTTCGTTGTATGTCAATTGCAGGAAGATGCGCTACAAGAACTATCGTTTCGGCAATTGGTATGCACCTGCCATATGGGTGTGTGGAAAAATCTATTTCACTGCCCAACCTTTGGGGCAAGCGGCTGCCAGTACCATGACTCCCGATGATGCCACGAAACTGGGAGGTGAAGTGGGAGATGCTATTAATGCCAGCAATTTGGTAAATGCGCGTGTATATTATGAGTTGAATCCTGAAACGGGAAAGTCGGACTTTGTGGGAAGAGAGCAGATGATGCGCCTGTTGGACGGATATCCCGAACAACAAGCCTTGCTTGAGAACGAGGTAAGCGATGCGGCAGGGGTCATCGGCAAATACCTGCACTTTCTTCGTGAGCAATCTCCCTCTCCTGACCATCAATACTAA
- a CDS encoding C10 family peptidase, which yields MKRGRYFVLFLLLACSCSNNEGWEWEREASVVNSGSRNRSLEEVLSIARNASAIFAGNKTRSVEREIDLANIEYVIASPVTRGAEQSRADTLLYVVNYTDGKGFAVVSGNKDTEGLLAITEKGTYRAEQDIQEENGGFSLFMELAKNYVASKKNSLRSGDDLLQLMEMKREIDTTDVLRIDPKVVVQWGQDEYEGMYAPNGKSGCTNTAMGQIMSYFEHPISINLTYADAGIPVQMLDWQAIKLHKIDHFHQNCSASTEAHQAIGRLMRQLGELNQSTYHPKGRTNTSPLNARNTFQHMGYSTSALTRYTNGNFSSALANNRLIYMRGNCDCHIGGNLVTIGHAWVVDGCYEYKVYYTEWARPIGESAWELIWESNTEHEYMHINWGFDGRCNGFFSAGVFNTDQAYQYDNTSFWFTNSEGVNFQYQLFYMTVSH from the coding sequence ATGAAGAGAGGAAGATATTTTGTGTTGTTCCTTCTTTTAGCTTGTTCTTGCTCCAATAACGAGGGCTGGGAATGGGAAAGAGAGGCCTCTGTTGTTAATTCCGGTAGCCGGAACAGAAGTTTGGAAGAGGTGCTAAGTATAGCCCGTAATGCGAGTGCTATATTTGCCGGTAATAAAACCCGGTCGGTGGAGCGGGAGATTGATTTGGCGAATATAGAATATGTCATAGCATCGCCGGTTACAAGAGGTGCAGAGCAGAGTAGAGCGGACACTTTGCTGTATGTAGTGAATTATACCGATGGAAAAGGTTTTGCGGTAGTGTCTGGAAATAAAGATACGGAAGGTTTGTTGGCGATAACCGAGAAAGGCACATACCGTGCCGAGCAAGACATACAGGAAGAGAACGGTGGCTTTTCCCTATTCATGGAATTGGCCAAAAACTATGTAGCCTCTAAAAAAAACTCGTTAAGGTCTGGCGATGACCTGCTGCAACTTATGGAAATGAAGAGGGAGATAGATACGACTGATGTGCTCCGCATTGACCCTAAGGTGGTTGTGCAGTGGGGACAAGACGAATATGAAGGTATGTATGCGCCTAACGGAAAGTCAGGATGTACAAACACGGCAATGGGGCAAATAATGTCCTACTTTGAGCATCCTATCTCAATCAACCTTACTTATGCCGATGCTGGCATACCGGTACAAATGCTGGATTGGCAGGCAATAAAGTTGCACAAAATAGACCATTTTCATCAAAATTGCTCTGCAAGCACAGAAGCCCATCAGGCTATAGGAAGACTGATGCGACAATTGGGCGAACTGAATCAAAGTACCTATCACCCAAAAGGAAGAACAAATACTAGTCCTCTGAATGCCAGAAACACTTTCCAACATATGGGGTATTCGACTTCCGCTTTAACGAGATATACAAATGGTAATTTCAGTTCTGCTCTTGCCAATAATCGATTAATATATATGAGAGGGAATTGTGATTGTCATATTGGCGGCAATCTAGTAACCATAGGACATGCATGGGTGGTAGATGGCTGTTACGAATATAAAGTATATTACACAGAATGGGCAAGGCCCATTGGAGAAAGTGCTTGGGAGTTAATCTGGGAATCTAATACGGAACACGAATACATGCACATTAATTGGGGATTTGATGGACGGTGCAACGGATTCTTCTCTGCCGGAGTGTTCAATACCGACCAAGCTTACCAGTACGACAATACCAGCTTTTGGTTTACCAATAGTGAGGGAGTAAATTTTCAATACCAGCTATTCTACATGACAGTATCCCATTAA
- a CDS encoding S-adenosylmethionine:tRNA ribosyltransferase-isomerase, with product MEQNPKHIHISEFNYVLPDDRIAKFPLPVRDRSKLLIYHHGKISEDTFTSLPDYLPTGSLMIFNNTKVIQARLHFRKETGALIEVFCLEPVQPNDYALNFQQTEHTAWLCMVGNLKKWKEGTLKREMTVKSRAIVLTAERGECRGTSHWVDFRWNNSEVTFADILEVFGELPIPPYLNRETQESDKETYQTVYSKIKGSVAAPTAGLHFTPHVLEALRTKGIDTEELTLHVGAGTFKPVKSEEIAGHEMHTEYISVSRSTLEKLIMHGGKAIAVGTTSVRTLESLYHIGITLLNNPEATEEELHVRQWQPYEMQDAASAVPAIEALQAVLSYLERHSMDALHTSTQIILAPGYEYQIVKAMITNFHQPQSTLLLLVSAFVQGDWRRIYDYALSHDFRFLSYGDSSLLIP from the coding sequence ATGGAACAGAATCCTAAACACATCCATATCAGTGAATTTAACTACGTGTTACCGGACGACCGCATCGCCAAGTTTCCGCTACCGGTACGCGACCGGTCGAAATTATTGATTTACCATCATGGCAAGATTTCGGAAGACACATTCACCTCGCTTCCCGACTATCTTCCGACAGGCAGCCTGATGATATTCAACAATACCAAAGTGATTCAGGCCCGCCTGCACTTCCGCAAAGAGACAGGCGCCCTGATTGAAGTATTTTGTCTGGAACCGGTACAGCCTAACGATTATGCGCTCAACTTCCAGCAGACCGAACACACTGCCTGGCTTTGCATGGTGGGCAATCTGAAGAAATGGAAAGAAGGAACACTGAAACGGGAAATGACGGTGAAAAGCCGGGCAATCGTCCTGACCGCCGAACGCGGCGAATGCCGAGGCACGAGTCATTGGGTGGACTTCCGCTGGAACAATTCGGAAGTGACATTCGCCGACATCCTGGAGGTATTCGGTGAACTGCCCATTCCACCCTATCTGAACCGGGAGACGCAGGAGAGCGACAAAGAAACTTATCAGACGGTGTATTCCAAAATAAAAGGTTCCGTGGCCGCCCCTACCGCGGGACTTCATTTCACCCCGCATGTGCTGGAGGCCCTTCGCACCAAAGGCATAGACACGGAAGAGCTGACACTGCATGTAGGAGCAGGTACTTTCAAACCCGTGAAGAGCGAGGAGATAGCAGGCCACGAAATGCACACGGAGTATATCTCCGTTTCACGCAGCACATTGGAAAAACTGATCATGCACGGGGGAAAAGCCATTGCCGTAGGCACTACCTCGGTACGCACACTGGAGAGCCTCTACCACATCGGGATTACGCTGCTGAACAACCCCGAAGCGACGGAAGAAGAGCTGCACGTCAGGCAATGGCAACCCTACGAAATGCAGGATGCAGCCTCCGCCGTCCCCGCCATAGAGGCACTGCAAGCCGTGCTCTCCTACCTCGAACGGCACAGCATGGATGCCTTGCACACCAGCACGCAAATCATTCTTGCTCCGGGGTATGAATATCAGATAGTAAAAGCCATGATCACCAACTTCCACCAGCCGCAAAGCACCCTGCTGCTACTCGTCTCGGCTTTCGTGCAAGGCGACTGGCGAAGGATTTATGACTATGCGCTCAGCCATGATTTCAGGTTCCTGAGCTATGGAGACTCGTCGTTATTGATACCCTGA
- a CDS encoding DUF6078 family protein codes for MILLQNVPQGYEYCFAGAGKCSKASTCLRAIAARLLSESEEPQPQTVHAVNPLYVGRLSDFSACACYRSNELLHYARGMTRLFDEVPLKRASEIRLRVMGCFSCERYYYHSRKGERLITPEATADKPMYSKPPDWI; via the coding sequence ATGATATTATTGCAAAACGTGCCTCAAGGGTACGAGTATTGCTTTGCGGGTGCTGGCAAGTGCTCCAAGGCGTCTACTTGTCTGCGCGCCATAGCGGCGCGACTGCTTTCCGAGAGTGAAGAACCCCAGCCGCAGACGGTTCATGCGGTCAACCCGCTTTATGTCGGTCGTTTGTCTGACTTTTCTGCCTGCGCCTGCTATCGTTCCAACGAACTGTTGCATTATGCCCGGGGCATGACCCGCCTTTTTGACGAAGTGCCCTTGAAGCGGGCTTCCGAGATACGCCTTCGTGTGATGGGATGTTTCTCGTGCGAGCGTTACTATTATCATAGCCGCAAGGGCGAACGGCTGATTACGCCCGAAGCAACAGCGGATAAGCCCATGTATTCAAAGCCGCCGGACTGGATATAA
- a CDS encoding DUF2027 domain-containing protein: MKIGDKVRFLSEVGGGVVTGFQGKNIVLVEDADGFDIPMPVNECVVIETDDYNIPTPAAKAAAQKKKAEELPARPASSAVKNASFGGSVVPDELLHRMEKPQISVYRQPEIKGGDTLNVYLAFVPEDIKAVSTTSFEAYLVNDSNYYMYYTYLFAEGKAWTACSHGLIEPNTKLLLEEFEKSALNDRERVAVQLVAFKDNRSFVMKPAVGVEIRIDTVKFYKLHTFRDSDFFETPALIYDVVKDDRPVKQVYVSAEELQDALIQKKASDAPAKPQTIVKHGGKNEIIEIDLHIGELLDDTRGMSNSEMLNYQLDKFREVMERYKNKREQRIVFIHGKGDGVLRKAVLDELKRKYATCKAQDASFQEYGFGATMVTIR; this comes from the coding sequence ATGAAAATAGGAGATAAAGTACGTTTCCTGAGCGAGGTAGGGGGCGGTGTAGTGACAGGCTTTCAAGGAAAGAACATTGTGTTGGTGGAAGATGCCGACGGTTTCGACATACCGATGCCGGTAAATGAGTGTGTAGTGATAGAGACGGACGATTATAACATTCCCACGCCGGCAGCCAAGGCGGCCGCCCAAAAGAAGAAAGCGGAAGAGCTGCCTGCTCGTCCGGCTTCGTCTGCTGTCAAAAATGCATCTTTTGGAGGGAGTGTCGTGCCCGACGAACTTTTGCACCGTATGGAGAAACCGCAGATTTCAGTCTATCGCCAACCGGAGATAAAGGGGGGCGACACGCTGAATGTCTATCTTGCCTTTGTGCCCGAAGACATCAAGGCTGTGAGCACCACCTCTTTTGAGGCCTACTTGGTGAACGACAGTAATTATTATATGTACTATACCTATCTCTTTGCCGAAGGAAAGGCTTGGACTGCCTGTTCGCACGGTCTGATAGAGCCGAATACCAAATTGCTGCTCGAAGAGTTCGAGAAATCGGCATTGAACGACCGTGAGCGTGTGGCCGTACAGTTGGTGGCTTTCAAGGACAACCGTTCGTTTGTGATGAAACCTGCGGTAGGTGTGGAGATTCGTATCGATACGGTGAAGTTCTATAAACTGCATACATTCCGCGATTCCGATTTCTTTGAAACTCCCGCATTGATTTATGATGTTGTGAAGGACGATCGTCCTGTTAAGCAGGTATATGTCTCTGCCGAAGAGCTTCAGGATGCTTTGATACAGAAGAAAGCTTCGGACGCTCCTGCCAAACCGCAGACCATCGTTAAGCACGGAGGCAAAAACGAAATCATCGAGATAGACCTGCACATCGGCGAATTGCTGGATGATACCCGTGGCATGAGCAACAGCGAGATGCTGAACTACCAGTTGGACAAATTCCGTGAAGTGATGGAACGCTACAAGAACAAGCGCGAACAACGCATCGTCTTCATTCATGGTAAGGGCGACGGCGTGCTTCGCAAGGCTGTGCTCGATGAACTGAAGCGTAAATATGCCACCTGCAAGGCGCAGGATGCCTCGTTCCAAGAGTATGGTTTCGGGGCGACGATGGTAACAATCAGATGA